GGCTGCTTCCCATCCGTTACATCTCAGCTGCCGAGGAAGTCAGACAGTGGCCTGAGGTTTTTGACTCTGGTAAACTTGCAATAACATCCCATTTTTCTTGTCTGGGtaatcagtgtgtttgtgtgtgttctcttaCTACCTCCAGCCCTTGGGCACCTGCTGGCTGTAGCTTTTGCTTACTCCTCCAGCAGTACAGATAACACAGTGGTCGGAGCGCACCATTAGCATTACTAAAGCAGCCTCATTCAGGACTAATTGATTCAGCGGCTTATTTGCTTCAGCTGTGAGGCGTTAAGTGCTGATATGTTTACGCTGGCTGGATAAGAACGGGCTTCACGCAGTCATGAATTACTGCTCAGTCCTGTAGAAAGAAGAGGGCCTGaatatttactgtttatgtagggttttttttaatgttgttcaCTGTTTAAAGAGGCATCACCACAGACTGACTCATCTGATTTCAAGTCAGCTTTCATTTTTCACTCATATATTCTGGGATGGCTGAAGTATCCTCATAAGAACTGATGTGTAGCACTAACACACTTCACATTGCATCTTCCAGATTAATATGAGGCACCCATCACCCAATCAGTTATTATAGTGAGCCACACACTGTCCACACCTTGGGTGAATTTACCTAAGGTGAAGCAGTTAACATGTTAGCTCTCTTTGATAATATTTATCTGTACTTTCACCTAGTCCCTCTCCATAAGAACTCATCATGGACAGATTTCCCCATAACCACTTTGTGATTCCTCCTGTGATTCAGTGATTCTcgtttctctccctttctgacCAGCTCTGGAGTACAGAGGGTGCAATGGACTGTGAATAGCAAGACAAGACAGCTCCCTGGTGAGTTGCCTGTTATCGTCTCTTTGTCCTGGAATAGTCAGACATGATGAGTCAATCTCTGACACCACACACCCCTTTCCCTGTCCAGCGGCTAACGTTTCTAACTGAGCTTGTGGACTTTTCATCCAGTTTAGTGATTAATAGAAATATTAATCTAATGTCGCTTTCTCTCTCAACTTAATGAAGGCAGATATTACTTTATTTCAGGTCCTTTTTTGTGTCATCTATATTTGTACAAAATACCAAAGACATGGCAGAGTGAAGTTTAGTATGGCACAAATCCatgctttccaaaaaaaaaaaggaagaaaaccaTCCCCTTATAACTGAAACTCAGTGTGTGCTGTACAATGTGAGGATGAAAGCCATGAGAAGGTCATTCTAAAACTTTTTTACTGTTAATATGgtactaaagaaaaaaaaacctgcctgTGAACAAACTGACAAAGTGAGTTCCACCACGTTCATTGTAAACATTAGGGCTGACAATTTACAATCACCCTCCTTCCTTCACCTCCTGCCTTGTTTTGTTGTTCCCTCATAAATAACTCAATCAAGCCACTCTGTTTGGCTTTCATACCAGGAGGCTGAAAGGGGGTAAAATTGTCAtcaggcttaaaaaaaaaaacatggtttaTTCAAAATCACACTGTTAAAGATGCAAAGGGTCTTTCGCTTCATGTGGTAATGATTTTCAAATGTGTTCCTCACTTCAGGAGCGAGAGGCTGGAGTGAGGGCCTTACAGCTGTTTTCTGGAGATAATTGATTTTGGAATAGACCAGAGATGAGAGCGGACAGGCGGGGCTGATGGCGCACTGCAGCGGGGTCCAAGCCAATTTCCGCAGGCCTTGTCCCTTTAATTACTGTGGTGCTAGAGCATGGGATGCGCCCACTCTCCCATCCAGGTAAATTAAAGCCCTTTGCTCAACCAACCCTGCTGCATCCCCCATCACCCAGTGGCCTGATGAATTTTTCATGGATTGGCCTCTCTCCTTCGCTGGCCTGCCGCTGTGGCTGGAGGCAGTGCTTCTGGTGCCTTTTCCCGTGCCCTCTTAGAGATTCCCAGCTGACAGCTTATGAGAAAAGGTTGCATATGCATAGCTAGattgtgctgttgattagttttcttgATCTGTTTGGATTCTCACGACCTAAAGGAGCCATAATGGCCTACAGATCTGTCATAGACATGAGAGCAGCTGCATGCCCAGGTACCTTTTATGTTTTTTGCTTTGCTTATTTCCTTACTAGGCTCTCGAGGCTAACAAGGATGTAGTTTAACTGGACAAACTGCTTGTTATGTACTCTTTGGACCCCTTATTAACCCTAACCTCTCATCCCTTAGGTGTACCCATCATGCCTCCCCTTGACTCAGTGCACAATAGGAGCAGAACAGTGCATCTTATGGAAAGTGACACATGGTGTTGTGTTCTGCAGGGTTAATCCCCCCATGGGGGAAGATGACAGGATCTCTGTGGCCCTGAATATGTATCAAACTGCCACAAGTCACATTCCAACCCAGCTTCAATCAGAAGCTTTTATCAGGAGTCCTGCCTGCAGAGCTGTTAGGCCCtccattataatattataatagtcTATTAATGCTGTTACAACACTAGCTGTATCTAAGGCATTGTTTGCATCCCAAGAATGTCAGTACTTGTTTGTCTTGACATACATTCTGTTTGTGTTGATTTGACCTTCTGCAGCAGTGACTTGAAGTGAGTCAAAACTACAGATTCAGGGACAATAGAGCTGACAAATCTGATAGGTATCGAACATGAAATAAGCATGGAAATGCAATGAGACATTGATTGATAGGCTTTTGTATAAATCATTGGGTtgcttttcatatttaatttgttAACATACTATATTCCATATAGATGAATGTATGAAAATCCACCCACGCTGTATTTATTGTGAGCCCATGGTGTTCTCTGCCTGGTTTACTCACTGAGAAATGGTAGATTTCTATATACACTTGAGTGCAGCAGTTTGCATCCCCTGTGGCTTTTGGATGAAAAGGATATGTCCCTGGATTTTAAATATACCTTCAATAAAACAGATGAAAAATGAAGTGTGGGCATATCCTCTGCTAATCCAAAACATAAGGCAAAATCATTACAAGTGTTTGGAAACAGTGATGAGAGAAAATGGTGCATATGCaagataaagaaaatatttacagtatatcacAATCAGTTGGGGTGATGTGAATTAATTGTTTTGGTATTAATATTGAAACATACACTAATTGACCTTGCAATAATAAATGCAGATCTGTGAAACCCTACCTGGTATAAATTAAATTCCTTTGTCTTCCTCATTCTGTATGCATCAACTATGCAAACCTTTGCACTCAACTGCACACCATAATTTTAATCACACTTAATGAGGATGTTGTCAAGTTCAGGACTAATGACCTTTATGGGTCATAGATGGAGTCGATTATTTTGCTATGATAATTTGTGAGTTCAACAGACCTTCAGATTGTGTCCTTTGGTGTTGCTTCCTTCAAGGCAATAATCTAAAGATCCTAGTATGATTTATTCTTTCTGTCCTGTCATCCTCAGAAAGAGGGACAGGCTGTTAGAGAATGAGCATACAGTCGTGATCCATCACTTTTTAATGAGACCAGGAGTGTGTTATCAGGGTGGGCCTGTCTTCAGCTTTCCAAAATCAGCTTGTTTGATGAGTGCATTTCCATGTTGCACCAATCTTTGGTTTCCCAGCACTATTCCCTCCTGTCTGTCATATGCTATTAACATTTCTTCATTTCTAAACCCCAATCCCCCCCGCTCCCCCAATTGCCCCACACCCACCCATAGAGAATCTCCAGGAGCTTGCAGTGATAAAGATATGATACTGAGCTGGAATCAGATATACAGGTAGGTATTTTTACACTTGAATTAATGCATCAACTCAAAGGGGTCTGACTACTTAAAAATGATCTACTTAATAAATCATATGATAACATTTTATCTTCTGCACTGAAACTTCAACTGGAGCTCAATATCTGGCTGTTgaaagggaaagaagtattaAGAAGGATGCGATGCACTAACCACAAATGATAAGAGTTTTTGAGTGTAATAAGAGATCTACTCATGTTAAACGCTGAACAGGATGTGACCGTTACAGTGAATTGAAAGAGTGAGCGTGAAACTGAGAAATAGACTGTACCAGTAGGTGGGAGTGACACACTTAAAGAAATGCAGGCAACTGCTGCTGCATGTTCGCCTGTTGAGTCTGACTTTGAGCTGTTTGAACTGTTGAGCGTTTTGTTTTTCCAGATTTCACTTAATAACCTCAAACCTGTAATTAAGTGCTTGGTGCTTTTCTCAATtgaaacattaattaattacatgcCTCGATTTGTGACCTGAGGCCTTTCCTGTTTGCTATCAGGAATGGAATAATGGAAGAATAGAATAGTGAGTGAAAAGGGGAATGTGACCTTCAGCCAAAGCATGCTCGTTTTCAGAGCCTACACTGTAGCACCCTCCTGGTCGGTGAAGCCTCTCTTGAATGAAACACTTGCACTGCATGCTGAAAGCATGTTGAAGGGCAAAACATTGTGTTTGACCTGATGTCTAATAGCATTTGTCATGCATTGCCGCCATTTGCACTCTTGGATAAAAGAACCAAATCAATGAGTTGCATGCAATTGGTTATAAGGAAATGTGGTCATaaaatcatgtggaaaaatatcttgggtctctttctctctgttgtgGGGCATTTTTGTCCAGCAGGAAATCTCATTACTTATCACATTATTTGTGGATTTAGACCTTTTCATAACATGGCATCTGCCACTGCACTTAATTGGCATTAATGATTTAAGCATCAGCATACCTATCTCAGTGattatgggatttttttccAGTCGTTTCATTGGACAATTTTTTCTTCACACATTGTGCACTAAGATGGTTTGTAGGTgtgtaagggtttttttttttttttttttttttttttttttttttttttataggtttAATGATTTAGAGCATCTCTCACCCAATAAAACtgttttaatttgtcacctctATCTCCTGCTCTTTGCTGTATGCCTATGGTCCGAGGTCTTTCAAAATCCTCAATTAGCCCTTGTGCTAGCATTCCACATCCATAGCGCAATTGTTCTGTGATTCAGTATTGAAAGTCTGTGCCAATtcactcctctcctctttctGTGGCTGAGGCTagtgtttttctgtcttttctcttGCAGAAACGCTTGGTCCCATCTGCATTATAAAAGGATGAAAGGTTGACAATCACAGTTCATCACTCCCAGAAATCCAAGGAATGATTGACAATTTCACAGGCAAAGCAAATTACAGTGAAGATTTGTGCTCAGAATTAGACCTTGGATATCGCTTTAGATGACCTTGAGGAAACACGGGCACGATGGTTGAAAAACGTTTTAGTCTGACTTTGTAAATTCCAAAGCGTGaagaaaatgcagtttttaacaGTAGTTTCTAGTCAGGAAATAACGCTCGGTCAAAGGTGAAGTCAGTGTTACCTCTGTGTAATTCCATACAGCAGTGAAGGATCACCTTTTTAAACAACTTGGATACTGATTAGGAACATCTGAAAAGTTTTGttaacaggtgtatttataaatTGTACATGGAGGTCAAAGTGGATTACAGATGGTTACTGCACTGAGTTATGAAGGAAATGAAAGGAGTGAGAAGTGATGACAAGAGAAGGAAGTACAGATTTCTGAGCACCGACTGAGAAACAAGATGGGAGTGGTTACAACGCATGAATGTGCAATACAGACACCTGAAACGTCCACAAAGAAGCACAGACAGCTTTACACATTATAAGTGAGATACTATCTCCATGATAATATCTGCTTTAGAAGCCAGTGTTGTGGAAAAACTCACTTCAAAAAGAAAGCATTTTAAAGACCACATGTTAATTTTATACCAACCTTGCTGGACAGGTTTGTGCCAAATTGTGTGATTTTCACAGTCACTGCTTCTGACATGGACAGTCGTATAATGGAGTGTACTTGACAAAGGATATTTAATTCAATATAATTTTTATCCAACTCCTGCTATAGTGCTTACAGGGTTGACTGCTTTAGGAACTGCTTAGAATTGGGTTTCATATGATTCTGTCCAAATCACCTTGGCCTTGAAGCAGATGGTTTGCAAACTGTATGCTTGTATTCATAATCTGTAAAATCAGGAACATGGATTTGAAATCATGAGGactaaatcattttttttttgtatgtttaacCATACATTGAAAAGTGGTTATTTCACTGTTAGTACAATTAAAATATACAACAGCCAAAGATAAAATTTGAAAATGCTTTATTTAGTATTTGAAAATCATCTCGCCGAGCTGTCTGCATaaagatataaaaaataaattgcatCCTGGGAGAGAAATTACTCATTGTTTGATTAGCTAATTAGGTTATTATAAATACACATTCtaaatattttagaaatgaGCTCATGAGTCGGGGTTGGTGGCTTTAGAGACTATTAGTGCTACACataaatgtttcattcattcagtggCCAGGTGACGTTCTTTACATCCAGCTTAACtgatcacatgaaaatattatTCTGACAAATTCGCTGATCTCAGGCATCTCCACATCTGCCCCAGTATTGATAACTAATGCACCATACAGCATTTTTATATGATAAACAGCAGGTTTCTGAAATGAACAgttgctttttcttttgttctttgtaTAGTctacataataaaatataaatatattcacatataGGACTCTTGAGACTGCATTTCATTTGGTTTGTGGTTTTAGATTGTTCTATTACTTAAAGTAACAACACCcattaatgaaaataatgtaGTATAAATAATAGTTTATAGACaggaaatataataataataataataataataataataataataataataataataataataataatagctattTATATAACATTGGCTGCAATAAATTAATAGATAGTTGAGACATGGTCATGCTCTAAATAAAGTAACAAAATTACAGACAATAACATGTATAATATCAGCACATAAATTGCATAAAATATCTTTCATTGTAAAATTTTTGTTATAATTGTGCATTGTACAGTGAAATGCTGTTCTGCGCCCGGTTGATGTTGGAATGGTTGCTTACCTGTGAGAGAGACGCAGAGCAATTCGGAGGCGAGAGCGACCTGTTGCACACCGCCTGAGGTGCGTGTGcgcttgtgtgtgcgtgtgtgtgtcgcGTTTTCATGTCCTTTTCATTGAGCTAGAAAAGCAAACTGCGCCCCAAGAAGAGTCTCTCCGACAGTTGCAACTCATTCGTGTGCGGAGGTCCGTTCACTGGGTTCACTTCTGAAATTCTCCTCTCACCTAATAAAGGATTAACTCTTAACGTACAAGGTGCATTACTAGAGCTGTTTTTACATGGAATTAAAGCAAACATTACGAGCTCAGTCGTTTAATTTtgttatgaataataataatgataatgataatgatagtTTTAAATACAATTTCAGATATTagcattattttgttttaattatttttattttattaattttttttagggggcggtttgttttttcctgtagCTATGTATAGCCATTTCCCTTAGTTCTCCTGGGTACTCAAATACTCTCACTGTTTTTATCTCCATGTTTAATTTCTTACCACAGTTAAACTGTTATGATCATGATTCATTTTGCAGTGTAAATAATTAGTGTTTTCAATATAGGAAATCATGGGAgaaattatttacatatgtatgcatatatatagcAGATAGGCTGCAATACTGATTATATGTAGCATTATTAATACTGACCGTATAAAGCCTCATAGTTATCACCgattatatttattgatttagtTAGTTAGACAGTTGGTGTCGGAAGGTTCTTACTcaaatatttgtgtatttgtgtcccCTCCATACGCGTTTTCCGAACGTAAACAGAGGCCAGGGCTCGCAATAAACAGGACATTCTCCGAGTTAACTAATCCTGATAGACAAAAGCAGCCTCATTACTTACCTACGGGGTGCAAGATTAGTGCTTCTGTTTACAGCGATTATCATGTCAACACCTGTGCAtattaaaatactttaaatCTCACATTAGCCATGCAACTCTTTtacacattccatttttattcGTGCGACGTTTCATTTCCCCTATAAGAGTAAATATGAATGGTTAATTTGTTATAGTGACGTTGCTTTGGCCGTGAGAGGCGTCTCCGATTGGGGAGAAGGCCATTAGGCGCTAAGCCTCAGGATAAACAGACAATTAGGCCAAGTGAATTCACTTGTTTTGTAGCATTAATTACACGCTTTGTGCAAACAAAAAGGCCATGTAAAAGAATGCAATTTGACTCAGACTTGGCAATCCGATCTTGTCTCCCTCCTTGataacttttatttacatttatatttaggtAGTTATCGCCTCATTTACGGAATGAATTTTCAAATGGTGTCTTCGAGGGCTTTTGGTTTATTAGAGATGTGTGTAAAGTAGGATTTCTGGGTGTTAaactgcaaaataataataatgctggaTTATTGTTTTCtgaacaacaataacaacgcctgtaaataaattattcatgttTTTGCAATCTGGTCAGTATTTGAAAACTTGAAGATGGTTTGGAGATGATCTAGCCTAGGATATTTTACCTTAACTATATCCCCAGTATCTCAGCTAACACCACAATTTATTTTACTCTTGGTTCAAACAACCTTTCAGTCTTCACCAGGCGCCTTGAAGTACATCGCTTCGCTTTCTTCACCAATGTGATACTAAAATAATACAGAGCCGCTCCTCCTGCGCTGTTGTGCTCCGCGGCGCGTAAACGGAAGAGCGGCGGCTTCTGATTGGCGCGTCGAGAGGAGCCAAAAGCTGTGGAGGCTAATGACTGGCACTGCTTGACAGTGATTGGCAGGGGCTGCCATGACAACCACAGCACGACACCAGCAAGACCAATAGAAAAGCGAAACAAAATGTTTCAACGTTACACTTCAGTCTGATTAAGGGTAGACATTACAGACTTTTCGCGGCCGAGCGGTAGAACAGCGAAAACTGCGGAAACGGCGAGTTGTTAACCTcgcatcttttctttctttcttgttcgtTTGTCTCCGGCCGGTCACTCCATGGTTTTCAGGTCTCCTTTAGAGCTTTACCCCTCTCACCTGTTCCTCCCGAACTTCGTGGATCGCCCTTTGCTCCTAGCGGCCAGCCTCCCTCGCCCAAGGTCCCCAGACGATCCGGCCATGTTCCAGCTGCCCACGCTGAGCTTCACGGCCGAGCAGGTGGCCAGCGTGTGTGAAACCCTGGAGGAGACGGGTGACATCGAGCGCCTCGGTCGTTTCCTTTGGTCGCTGCCGGTGGCGCCAGGCGCATGCGACGCTATCAACAAGCATGAAGCTATCCAACGAGCACGCGCCGTGGTCGCCTACCACACGGGCAGCTTCCGTGAGCTCTACCACATCTTGGAGAATCACAAGTTCACCAAGGAATCGCACGGCAAGCTACAGGCCATGTGGCTCGAAGCCCACTACCAGGAGGCCGAGAAGTTGCGCGGACGCCCACTCGGACCCGTCGATAAGTACCGTGTGCGCAAGAAGTTTCCACTGCCGCGTACCATTTGGGATGGCGAGCAGAAGACGCACTGCTTTAAGGAGCGGACGCGCGGCCTTCTGCGGGAGTGGTACCTGCAGGATCCGTACCCTAACCCGAGCAAGAAGCGCGAGCTGGCGCAGGCTACCGGACTCACCCCCACCCAGGTGGGCAACTGGTTTAAAAATCGACGGCAACGAGACAGAGCCGCCGCCGCCAAGAACAGGTCAGTACTCCACTACTGAGAAATACTtctaaaatatgtaaataaaataaaattaaattaaataactaTTACCAAAAGATAAGAAGGATAAATTCCGTTAAAAATCGCAATTTATCCACCCGATTTGTTTTCCTGATGACGCTTAAATTAAGTGTTTAAATATTTGGGAAACTTATTTATATGTTAATAAGAGTGCGCTTCATGTCTTTAACAATAATCATCATGTGGATGGTGTTTGTGATTAATTTAGTGAACCTGTTTAAAGGTTGTAAAATGGCTTTTGGTAAATCGAAAGTTTtgaacataaaaatatatattaaaataaatcaatctgcAAAGGTTATTAGGCTCAttggaaattattattattattattattattattattattattattattattatgatgatgatgatgatgatgatgatgatgatgagtagTATTATGTTCTACCCATATTTATAGTATATTagaaaactgttttaaaaaattaatgtaATTGTGCAAATTATTGTGTTGTGTAATAATTCCTTGTCCATGGGTATAGCTCCTCATGTCAGACATCACCAGTTTCTAGTTTTAATCCCGCTAAGATCCAATAAGGTCAATATGTGTTAATATTTTCTCCTCTAGTGTATAAAGTGTGTGCTGTGCTTCACggaactgcagtttgtaaatcTGGCCTGTTCAGcgtcaaataaacaaataagaacTGGCgaatgtttgtttaataaacgaataatgttgttagtaattgaATTTGCACACTAAAATGTGCTCGGTTGTAGTCAGAGTATAATGTGGATATTATAATATGCTATATGTGAACTGTGGTAATCTAACTGTGAATAATGATGTGTTGGTGTATATGAATTAATCTGAATTCCTGTATGTTTGTTGCA
This is a stretch of genomic DNA from Ictalurus punctatus breed USDA103 chromosome 13, Coco_2.0, whole genome shotgun sequence. It encodes these proteins:
- the six3b gene encoding homeobox protein SIX3b: MVFRSPLELYPSHLFLPNFVDRPLLLAASLPRPRSPDDPAMFQLPTLSFTAEQVASVCETLEETGDIERLGRFLWSLPVAPGACDAINKHEAIQRARAVVAYHTGSFRELYHILENHKFTKESHGKLQAMWLEAHYQEAEKLRGRPLGPVDKYRVRKKFPLPRTIWDGEQKTHCFKERTRGLLREWYLQDPYPNPSKKRELAQATGLTPTQVGNWFKNRRQRDRAAAAKNRLQQHALAQSALRSVSGPGCAQRASASPSSASVCSGERPDPGTVLSVTDSDSDFDV